In the Kribbella sp. NBC_00482 genome, one interval contains:
- a CDS encoding DUF2550 domain-containing protein, producing the protein MRIVLDVIGVCLLAAVLFIVIVAFRRRWLSRDGGTFDCSLQLAQKEHGRGWALGLARYVGDDLQWFRVFSLAWWPKLVVNRRQLEGIATRRPMGNEPLVTYAGHVIVDADLRDRTVHFAMTEEALTGVLAWMESAPPSTQTYL; encoded by the coding sequence ATGAGGATAGTCCTCGACGTCATCGGGGTCTGTCTGCTTGCCGCCGTACTGTTCATCGTTATCGTCGCGTTCCGCCGTCGCTGGTTGTCCAGGGACGGCGGAACTTTTGATTGCAGCCTGCAGCTCGCGCAGAAGGAACACGGCCGCGGCTGGGCCCTCGGGCTGGCCCGGTACGTCGGCGACGACCTGCAGTGGTTCCGCGTCTTCAGCCTCGCCTGGTGGCCGAAGCTCGTCGTCAACCGCCGCCAGCTCGAAGGCATCGCCACCCGCCGCCCGATGGGCAACGAGCCCCTGGTCACGTACGCCGGCCACGTCATCGTGGACGCCGACCTCCGCGACCGCACCGTCCACTTCGCCATGACCGAAGAAGCCCTCACCGGCGTCCTGGCCTGGATGGAATCCGCTCCACCGAGCACCCAGACCTACCTCTGA